CTCTCGTTATTTGCGGGAAATCGATTTGTTTACAGGAAGTTGAGACCATGGGAAACCAGAGTTTACCATTGGGTATGATTGTCGGAAAAATGAACAAAGAGATGTTCAGGGTTCTGCGAAAACGAACCAATGAATCCTCGGAAATCAAGTTGACGATCGAGCAGTTCGGTTTACTACATGGAATCAGCACAAGCGGCGAAGAAGTCGTACAGCAAGATATGGCAATTATACTGGGAAAGGACAAATCTTCGATTCTGCGGTTAATCGATTCGCTGGAGGAACAGAATCTTGTGAAACGAGTGGTCGATCCGCATGACAGAAGGAAAAATTGTCTGATTGTCACCGATCTGGGGCATGAAGTGATCAAACACTACCTCAGTATTGAATTTAAGCTTATCGAGGAACTTCAGGAGGGTTTGTCCGAATCGGATATGGAGATTTTTTATAAAGTTGTTCGTACAATACAGAAAAATGCCGAGAAATTATAAAAAATTTGACGATAGACCAATACTTGATACTTTACGCTGTTTCGGATCAATCGTTCGATTAACGGGGATATGGATTGACAGGAATATGAACACGATCGAGAAGAAAATACGTCTTTTGCTGATCCCGCTTATTCTTATGGCTGTTTCCTGCGGTAATGGACATAACGAGAAGCGATCGGGGACCGCAGGCAGGGTCAGAGAATACAAGGTGATGGAAATCGGGTTGCAGTCAACCACCTTGTATAAGGATTATCCGGCATTGCTCGAAGGTCAGCAGACAGTCGAGATTCGGCCTAAAATCGCCGGTTATATCGAGCAGATACTTGTCGATGAGGGCGCTTATGTCAAAAAAGGCCAGCTGCTGTTCCGGCTCAATGATAAGGACCTTCAAGCCGCCGTGCGTTCATCAGAGGCTCTGGTGAAGGTCGCGGAGGCCGATGTGTATTCCGCAAAAGTCAATCTTGATAAGACAAAACCGCTGGTCGATAAATCGATCATCAGCAAATTCGACCTGGAATCCGCCGAATCGACGCTGAAAGCGAAGGAAGCGCAGCTGGCCCAGGCACAAGCCAATATGGAAAATGCGAAGGAGAATTTGCAGTATACCCTCATTACCAGCCCCGCGGAAGGAACAATCGGAACTTTCCCCTACCGCATGGGCAGTCTTGTAAGCAGCGGTATCGCCGAACCCTTGACAACTGTTTCAAATACAGCCAGAGTATATGCGTA
This DNA window, taken from bacterium, encodes the following:
- a CDS encoding MarR family transcriptional regulator — encoded protein: MGNQSLPLGMIVGKMNKEMFRVLRKRTNESSEIKLTIEQFGLLHGISTSGEEVVQQDMAIILGKDKSSILRLIDSLEEQNLVKRVVDPHDRRKNCLIVTDLGHEVIKHYLSIEFKLIEELQEGLSESDMEIFYKVVRTIQKNAEKL
- a CDS encoding efflux RND transporter periplasmic adaptor subunit, which gives rise to MNTIEKKIRLLLIPLILMAVSCGNGHNEKRSGTAGRVREYKVMEIGLQSTTLYKDYPALLEGQQTVEIRPKIAGYIEQILVDEGAYVKKGQLLFRLNDKDLQAAVRSSEALVKVAEADVYSAKVNLDKTKPLVDKSIISKFDLESAESTLKAKEAQLAQAQANMENAKENLQYTLITSPAEGTIGTFPYRMGSLVSSGIAEPLTTVSNTARVYAYFSLNEKEFLNLVKGLPGKHIQEKMNELPEVQLLLADNTPYDQPGKIETASGLVDQQTGAVTMRATFNNPEGLLHSGGSGLIRIPQFVDSAIIIPQKTTYELQGKRFVFTVTPDNKVHDTEIEVLAGNLKDTYVVTSGLTVGDKIVMEGIVSLRNDTEIKPMMVKESGALSEGHNSTAGTASQVNN